Below is a genomic region from Argiope bruennichi chromosome 3, qqArgBrue1.1, whole genome shotgun sequence.
GTtagtatgatttaaaataatgcacgAATTGTGTTTCAAAGGAATATTATCAAATCAAGAAAAGCACATAACGGGCataataatgaatcaaataacATTAATTACTACAGAACAaatacccccccccaaaaaaaaaatatgcgcaaataaattatttaaattcatcgaaattaaagtgatttttaaattatgccaAAAACAAGAGAATATGAAAAATGATACTGAACATTAAGATTGAACATTAAGTTCATCTTGAATGaacaattatgatttttattgcatgtaataaaaataattacatatatatatatatgtagaggtatgttaactctggctcgaaaaacaggcctctactaatcggataatttataaaattaaatatctctcacgggccctaggggaaagcccggttgagattaatgcgtagaaatggctcatattaagagaatcacacactaatataacataaacaaatttaatgaactggacgaacggctgggccgctttacatcgagggacgccagtacagtaccgaacacagttcttagagcgggaatcagatagcttcttattggctgttgagagacgacgcgagcgccgttaggatgacactccgtaccgcgaacgccgctaggaggacgctccgtacactacaatcggccgtcctgatgatcttgacgtcctcgtcaatctgagaaagaatctgaaaaaactcaaaaaagaaaattttagatttttgcaaacattttatattttgtaaagtagATGCTTTATGCAGTTGTAGACCAAGGCTTCATATAATCTACTGCTGTAGAGGTATGGTTGGGGCCTTCGTGGATTCCCACTTTCTCCACTAGGTACCTCTCGTGTGGCTTCTTCGCTGTGATGCGATAGGGACCATGGAACTTCGGGCGAAGCTTCAAACCACTGCCGAATTGGGTCCTCTGTATGGCCACTAAGTCACCTGGATTATATGGAGTAGCTTTCTTCCTGCGCTTGTTGTAAgctcttttattctcttcttgGAGGCGCAAGATATTCTGTCGCGCTTCTTCGCGAATGTTCTCGCGGTTGTCGATGACCATTTGCTCATATTCTTCCTGTAGGATATCGagaattttctggtcatttttatgCCTCATTTGCACACCGATCATGAGTTCGAAAGGAGTAAATTTTGTACTCCGTGGAGCAGTAGAGTTAAATACACGTTGTGCTGCTTGAACATGAGTGTACCATTTCGTGGGATCATTCATGGAAAGTTTGGCAAGCAGGGGGATAAGAGTTCCATGAACCCTTTCCACTTGTCCATTTCCTCGAGGTATTCCTGTGGTGATttgaatgtgattaatattttgatttgcgcAATAGTTTGTAAATTCCTTGGAGGTAAATGCGGAACCTTTATCCGTGATGATGCGCATAGGATTTCCGAACACTGCTTCCTGCAATTGCAGTTTCGTAATTGCATCATTTGCAGTTACACCTTTAACAGGATATAACCAAACAAACTTTGAGAATGCATCTATTATAGTAAGAatgtgattataatttttattggttgacactaagggtccaataaagtcaacatggtaagtacttagaggaaagttttccttcggaataggatgtaagaacccttcaggtttaccacgcttccggttgactaggatgcattcgacacagttctgtattaccgattcaatacttttttgcatattcgggaaaaaatagtcacgttggataatgtttttagttttctccacggcgaagtgcccttttgaatgcgcgttcttaattatttcgtgtttCATTAGTTCAGGTATTACGAGCAAACGACGGTTGTCCTGACATTTATACAGAATGTTATTTTGTACCACGAAATCAACTTGGTTGTtatctttacataattctttcaatttttttatgtattcatctgACATCTGTGCCACTTGCACTCGCGCTGTTAAATCATCACAAAGTGCGGTCATGACTGTTGGGTATCTACTAAGTGAATCAACGTGACGCATTTGACTACCTGAGCGATGTACTATCTCATAATCAAAATCTTCGAGGAATAAAACTCAACGCgctattttaggaattaattcttttttagtaatagTCTGTTTGAACGCAGAGCAGTcagtgacaattttaattttagttcctaaAATGTAAGTACGGAATTTCgttaatgctttaataacagcTAAAACTTCTAGTTCATAGCTCGATAGATTTTCTTCCTGAGGTGttgtttttttactcatataagcTATGGGATGTAAATTATCATCGTCGTCAGCTTGAAGAAGGATTCCACCGTAACCTAATTTGGAAGCATCTGTATGGAGTTCCAGTTTGGAACCTGGTTTGTACAGATGTAAAACTGGATCTTGCGATAATGCTCTTTTAAGGGTCTTGTTactattagcgataggcgaggatcgaactcgcaacctttgggttcgtagccgagtaacaagaccactagacaaaagaaatttctcatgtctcgtagctgttatctggcttataaagcgtcaccacattactcccccttcagtgcgtcggaggtgagacgaacgattttttatcctgtttttttttgctgttattagtggtggtatattggctgtagcgtcttatccatttttttttggctgattatttatcagctttatttatttattggctaattatttatcagctgcattttttttctctcttattggtcgattatttatcagcttcattttattttattggccgattgtttatcagcttcatttttttttattggctgattatttatcagctttgattttttatttatttctggtagagggcgctacaacagttgtatgaagttttttttttttttttttttttttttttgcgtatcacgtccgggtcaccaatgttactattagcgataggcgaggatcgaactcgcaacctttgggttcgtagccgagtaacaagaccactagacaaaagaaatttctcatgtctcgtagctgttatctggcttataaagcgtcaccacattctCAAACGCTTTTATTTGAGAGGGAccgaattcaaattttacaccatttctaaGTAAATCGCTTAGAGGTCTAGCTATTAAAGCATAATCTTTAATGTACTTCCGAAAATATCCCGTTAAACCCAAGAAACtttggatttgtttttcattaagtGGTTGTGGAAAATTTAGTACGGCTGAAGTTTTTTCAGTTGATGGCTTAATTTGTCCATTTTCGATTACTTGACCAAGAAAGTTAATTTTGTCTTTCAGAAACTGAcacttttttagatttaactgTAGGCCAAATTCAGAGGCTAAGTGTAAAACGCGTTCcaatttttgaataccttcagaaATGGTTTGAGAGGGGATAATAATATCATCCAAGTAAACAATTAAAGTTCCGTCatgtattaattcttgaaaaattacttgaatgtaACGTTGAAACATAGCAGGTGCATTCGTAAGTccgaaacaacattttttaaactggaataatcCTTCATGGCTAATAAAAGCCGTGTACTTTCTGCTGCCAGGAGTCAAATCAATATGAAAGTAAGCATTTTTGAGATCCAATGTGGAGAAAATTTTGCCTGAGtgtaacttatcaaaaatatcttctatatttggtagaggaaatttatctttgattgtttttttgttcaaAGAACGGAAATCAATACACAGTCTGGGTTCGCGATTTTTACGTTTCACTAAGACAATTGGAGACGCATAATCAGAATAGCTTTTTTCGATGATACCCTGGGCAAGCCATTCCTCGATTTGTTTTGTAACTTGTTGTTTTTCTATGGGAGCAAGTCTACGAACCGGTGAAGTCACAGGTATGAcatcagttaaaataatagacatttgcAAATCTGTAGTTCGGATTTTATTTGgagagtaatttgaaattaaattaattacatgatgtttcaattttttatcagataaataccctatatcaaaatcattttcagaataaacatttaaaacatttgtgcaTACTTCCTTCACTAACCATTCAGAATTCACATCAGAAAAACTCTGTTCAAAACAAGTATctgttattaaattaacatcaacagatttatctttattcaaaggTATATCAtcactctgtaaataaaattcagagtcaGCATTTATTTTCGAACcagtagtaatatttttattttcatttaggagagaagttgaattattatcatttttattgggaaaagtatttttaagatctaaataactattagatggtaaaatgcattcaaaagaaatattagtatcagcagctgctaaaactcttttcacttctgactttttattaacatgactaatatctatcgccactaacggaagactgacaattgaactgttcgctaatttaatttttgtgctacgtcctacataatttaatttctttacataattaggattaataatcattaatacgcttccgctatcaaccaaagctttaataggaacgtcgtttacaataatatctgcgtattccaactcagcgattattaattcttgtggaatttcatttgattttaacatggagtttacaggatttgagttatgggatcttccctgattgttatgttgtctagcatcaacattttggggacagaattttattaaatgcgatgtagaattacatttaaaacaagttttcctatcaatatttccACCGTGTACATGATcattattttggcgggaattattgacgcgcggccttgagctgtagtcatgtgtatatctactctcttcccaaaacaaacttttatttcttgcgcgaaagtaaatgtctatttcttttgctaacatcagcggttttaaccagtcggagccttgtttgatcaaaatgtgctcggatgtgtccttgtcaagagtgctggttaatttatcggttacaattagttcacaaagggtcgcaaaatctttcacttttcttagttccaaataatattctaaattcgcttttaatcttgagacgaattgcacgtgattttcccctttaaatcttttggcggcttgaaagttatcccaacattctttagcagatggttggaattctcttaacactattcttttgatttcgtcataattttttatttcgctttcgttcgcgtataacaaaacatgtcggcatttctcgcctaacaaatttagaaggacttcggctttgtattcagttttaacctgttttgtttcgaaagcacgttccaaaatactgaaaaacaaattgaaattttctgatttagttggtattggcattgttaatgtgcggatgcttttaattatttgttcgatGGACTCcgcatgattttcttgaggaggtccgttaggactacttattccggtcgcttgaacgtttctcatactttcttcatgagctaaagttagttttaatttttctaattcaaactgtctTTCCTTTTCACGCGCTTTTTCTGCCTCTTCACGCGCTCTTTTTGCCTCTTCAAGCGCTCGTTCGGCCTCTATTTTTCCGCGTTCCTCTGCTTCTATTTTTTCGCGTTCCTCTACAGTTGAAATGATAATGtctttaacaaattccaaatcatctttagccgcttggctattttctataatttgtttaagcttcacaatatttgttttttccggaactacctcacctattgcttcagcgacaataattaaatctttcttttttgtatttttaaacattttgaatatgcctttattttCACTAATAACAAATGCCaatataataacgataataataataatgctaatatttcttcaaaacagaaatttctaaaataaacacattcaaacagtttctttttcttgaaaaagtcattcacaagtatacaaatcttaaaataaatgcttgcaagattctttaatcaaaatgatatagaaaattctcctacctgttcttcttcaattatatccgttgagataatatgcaggaacttcacaatttgtcggccactgccgaagcgaagatttgcttgaaaaatttgtcgaccactgccgaaccgaagattttcttgaaaatttttgtcggccactgccgattcgaagacttttcttgaaatattttgtcggccactgccgatccgaagaTAATTCGACGAAAACTAATGGTGAAATTCCCAGCTTCTTACAGgatcgaagattatttttctgtttccgAGGTCATTGCACTCCGGACCGAGCCCCCacatgtagaggtatgttaactctggctcgaaaaacaggcctctactaatcggataatttatcaaattaaatatctctcacgggccctaggggaaagcccggttgagattaatgcgtagaaatggctcatattaagagaatcacacactaatataacataaacaaatttaatgaactggacgaacggctgggccgctttacatcgagggacgccagtacagtaccgaacacagtttttagagcgggaatcagatagcttcttattggctgttgagagacgacgcgagcgccgttaggatgacactccgtaccgcgaacgccgctaggaggacgctccgtacactacatatattatattaataaactgcattaaactttaat
It encodes:
- the LOC129962855 gene encoding uncharacterized protein LOC129962855; this translates as MSIILTDVIPVTSPVRRLAPIEKQQVTKQIEEWLAQGIIEKSYSDYASPIVLVKRSKLELHTDASKLGYGGILLQADDDDNLHPIAYMSKKTTPQEENLSSYELEVLAVIKALTKFRVTANDAITKLQLQEAVFGNPMRIITDKGSAFTSKEFTNYCANQNINHIQITTGIPRGNGQVERVHGTLIPLLAKLSMNDPTKWYTHVQAAQRVFNSTAPRSTKFTPFELMIGVQMRHKNDQKILDILQEEYEQMVIDNRENIREEARQNILRLQEENKRAYNKRRKKATPYNPGDLVAIQRTQFGSGLKLRPKFHGPYRITAKKPHERYLVEKVGIHEGPNHTSTAVDYMKPWSTTA